Proteins from one Triticum aestivum cultivar Chinese Spring chromosome 7A, IWGSC CS RefSeq v2.1, whole genome shotgun sequence genomic window:
- the LOC123149082 gene encoding probable tyrosine-protein phosphatase DSP2: protein MKLEIMPRQRALEAGQREEAMEMSGLELWKHEKPPKIFPMPPPLPPLLAAAGAGGYDEATLVPPLNFAMVDDGIYRSGFPAAANFRFLKSLNLRSIVYLCPEPYPEINTEFLEKNGIKLHQFGIEGRKEPFVEIPDEKIREALKVVLDVRNQPLLIHCKRGKHRTGCVVGCMRKLQKWCLSSVFDEYQRFAAAKVRSTDLRFMELFDVASLKHLTNSHC from the exons ATGAAGCTGGAAATCATGCCCAGGCAGAGGGCCCTGGAGGCGGGGCAGCGGGAGGAGGCCATGGAGATGAGCGGCCTCGAGCTGTGGAAGCACGAGAAGCCCCCCAAGATCTTCCCCAtgcccccgccgctgccgccgctgctggcGGCGGCCGGGGCGGGGGGCTACGACGAGGCCACGCTCGTGCCGCCGCTCAACTTCGCCATGGTCGACGACGGCATCTACCGCTCCGGCTTCCCGGCCGCCGCCAACTTCCGCTTCCTCAAGTCCCTCAACCTCCGCTCCATCGT GTACCTCTGCCCGGAGCCGTACCCGGAGATTAACACGGAGTTCCTCGAGAAGAACGGAATCAAGCTCCACCAGTTCGGAATCGAGGGCCGCAAG GAACCATTCGTCGAGATACCCGATGAGAAAATCCGGGAGGCGCTTAAAGTTGTCCTAG ATGTAAGAAATCAGCCATTACTTATTCACTGCAAGAGAGGCAAG CACCGAACTGGATGCGTCGTCGGTTGCATGAGGAAGTTGCAGAAATGGTGCCTGTCTTCGGTCTTCGACGAGTACCAGCGCTTCGCCGCTGCGAAAGTGAGGAGCACCGACCTGAGATTCATGGAGCTGTTCGACGTCGCGAGCTTGAAGCACCTGACCAACTCACATTGTTAA
- the LOC123149871 gene encoding lysM domain-containing GPI-anchored protein LYP6, whose product MSRPAAAAAAALLVILAAAGGAAAKTTIEPCSSADSCAALLGYSLYADMKVSEVAALFGADPAALLAANALDFASPGAANRILPAGLLLRVPTRCACADGVRKSVSVRYAARPADTLATVADVVFAGLASADQIRSANGLAEADPDALLDAGQILVVPFPCVCLNSTDNNLPAVYLSYVVRVGDTVQSIAASHATTVTDLSNVNAMGSPVVAPGDILAVPLSACASTFPNFASDYGLLVANGTYALTAGNCVECSCGPGDLNLYCTPASLGTSCSSMQCSSSSLMLGNVTTQPTSGGCGVSSCSYAGFVNGSITTSLSSGLQPTCPGPHQVPPLMEPSTAAIHDSYLAPSPSPGPGEAGGDVPGSSDPGASSHSLAGSLSPSVHQLHQMILILSLVFYLHM is encoded by the exons ATGTCGAGgccggcggccgcggccgcggcggcgctgCTGGTGATcctcgcggcggccggcggcgcggcggcgaagaCCACGATCGAGCCCTGCTCCAGCGCCGACTCGTGCGCGGCGCTGCTCGGCTACTCGCTCTACGCCGACATGAAGGTCTCCGAGGTGGCGGCGCTCTTCGGCGCGGACCCGGCGGCGCTGCTGGCCGCCAACGCGCTCGACTTCGCCTCCCCCGGCGCCGCCAACCGGATCCTCCCCGCGGGGCTCCTCCTCCGCGTCCCCACCCGCTGCGCCTGCGCCGACGGCGTCCGCAAGTCCGTCTCCGTCCGCTACGCCGCGCGCCCCGCCGACACCCTCGCCACCGTCGCCGACGTCGTCTTCGCGGGCCTCGCCTCCGCCGACCAGATCCGCAGCGCCAACGGGCTCGCCGAGGCGGACCCCGACGCGCTGCTCGACGCCGGCCAGATTCTCGTCGTCCCCTTCCCCTGCGTCTGCCTCAACTCCACCGACAACAACCTCCCCGCCGTCTACCTCTCCTACGTCGTGCGGGTCGGGGACACCGTGCAATCCATCGCCGCCAGCCACGCCACCACTGTCACGGATCTCAGCAATGTGAATGCCATGGGGAGCCCCGTCGTGGCACCCGGCGACATCCTTGCAGTTCCATTATCAG CATGCGCGTCTACGTTTCCTAACTTTGCTTCGGACTATGGATTGCTCGTGGCAAACGGGACATATGCACTTACTGCTGGTAACTGTGTGGAATGCAGCTGTGGGCCAGGGGATCTCAA TCTGTACTGCACTCCAGCTTCATTAGGAACGTCATGTTCAAGTATGCAGTGCTCCAGTAGCAGTCTAATGCTTGGTAATGTGACTACCCAGCCCACCAGCGGTGGCTGCGGTGTCTCGTCTTGCAGCTATGCTGGCTTCGTTAACGGAAGCATTACCACATC GCTGTCCTCGGGTCTTCAACCTACATGCCCTG GACCGCATCAAGTTCCTCCACTCATGGAGCCGTCCACCGCAGCAATCCACGACTCGTACCTTGCTCCATCGCCTTCGCCAGGACCTGGGGAGGCAGGTGGTGATGTTCCTGGTTCGTCTGACCCTGGAGCGTCCTCCCATTCTCTTGCTGGAAGCCTCTCGCCCTCAGTGCATCAGCTGCATCAAATGATCCTCATTCTTTCTCTAGTCTTCTACCTGCATATGTGA